The following proteins come from a genomic window of Hoplias malabaricus isolate fHopMal1 chromosome 15, fHopMal1.hap1, whole genome shotgun sequence:
- the znf346 gene encoding zinc finger protein 346 isoform X2, translated as MANEGANGDLPFLPSGAAEVNRMIQENSDLFSDSQCKVCSAVLISESQKLAHYQSKKHASKVRRYMTIHKDDEPFAKRFKSSTYETQTEDVTQGDKFKACHVCNMTFSSAVVAESHYQGKVHAKNLRLKTFGPQTPAVPQPKAKVNKGDVQTTGEHGPGGDDPNRFCSICQASFNNPLMAQQHYAGKKHKKQLTKQKLMETYGPSTTPASTVKGYPCTVCNIELNSVEQYQAHISGSKHKNQLKKGSNSFVSPSETHQPAYQYGSNQEEPAQEDWGSFNQDYE; from the exons ATGGCGAACGAAGGAGCGAATGGAGATCTCCCGTTTTTACCTTCAGGAGCTGCGGAAG TGAACCGCATGATTCAAGAAAACAGTGACTTGTTTTCTGACTCGCAGTGTAAAGTGTGCAGTGCTGTCCTTATTTCTGAATCTCAAAAACTTGCTCATTACCAG AGCAAGAAGCATGCAAGTAAAGTGCGGCGGTACATGACCATTCACAAAGATGATGAGCCCTTTGCCAAAAGGTTTAAGTCTTCAACATATGAAACA CAGACTGAGGATGTTACTCAAGGGGACAAATTCAAAGCTTGCCATGTCTGCAACATGACCTTTTCCTCTGCAGTGGTGGCAGAATCTCACTATCAAGGCAAGGTGCACGCCAAAAATCTTAGGTTAAAAACCTTTGGTCCACAGACTCCAG CCGTACCTCAGCCTAAGGCTAAGGTGAACAAGGGAGATGTGCAGACTACAGGGGAACATGGCCCTGGTGGGGATGACCCCAACCGTTTCTGCTCCATCTGCCAGGCTTCTTTCAACAACCCGCTCATGGCTCAACAACACTACGCTGGCAAAAAGCATAAAAAACAGCTGACAAAGCAGAAACTGATGGAGACCTATGGTCCCTCCACTACACCAG CCTCTACAGTGAAGGGCTATCCATGCACTGTGTGCAATATTGAGCTCAATTCTGTGGAACAGTACCAAGCCCATATCAGCGGCTCCAAACACAAAAACCA GCTTAAAAAAGGAAGCAACTCATTTGTTAGCCCTTCAGAGACCCACCAGCCAGCATACCAGTATGGCTCTAACCAGGAAGAGCCAGCCCAGGAGGACTGGGGCAGCTTCAACCAGGACTATGAATGA
- the znf346 gene encoding zinc finger protein 346 isoform X3: MANEGANGDLPFLPSGAAEVNRMIQENSDLFSDSQCKVCSAVLISESQKLAHYQSKKHASKVRRYMTIHKDDEPFAKRFKSSTYETTEDVTQGDKFKACHVCNMTFSSAVVAESHYQGKVHAKNLRLKTFGPQTPAVPQPKAKVNKGDVQTTGEHGPGGDDPNRFCSICQASFNNPLMAQQHYAGKKHKKQLTKQKLMETYGPSTTPASTVKGYPCTVCNIELNSVEQYQAHISGSKHKNQLKKGSNSFVSPSETHQPAYQYGSNQEEPAQEDWGSFNQDYE; the protein is encoded by the exons ATGGCGAACGAAGGAGCGAATGGAGATCTCCCGTTTTTACCTTCAGGAGCTGCGGAAG TGAACCGCATGATTCAAGAAAACAGTGACTTGTTTTCTGACTCGCAGTGTAAAGTGTGCAGTGCTGTCCTTATTTCTGAATCTCAAAAACTTGCTCATTACCAG AGCAAGAAGCATGCAAGTAAAGTGCGGCGGTACATGACCATTCACAAAGATGATGAGCCCTTTGCCAAAAGGTTTAAGTCTTCAACATATGAAACA ACTGAGGATGTTACTCAAGGGGACAAATTCAAAGCTTGCCATGTCTGCAACATGACCTTTTCCTCTGCAGTGGTGGCAGAATCTCACTATCAAGGCAAGGTGCACGCCAAAAATCTTAGGTTAAAAACCTTTGGTCCACAGACTCCAG CCGTACCTCAGCCTAAGGCTAAGGTGAACAAGGGAGATGTGCAGACTACAGGGGAACATGGCCCTGGTGGGGATGACCCCAACCGTTTCTGCTCCATCTGCCAGGCTTCTTTCAACAACCCGCTCATGGCTCAACAACACTACGCTGGCAAAAAGCATAAAAAACAGCTGACAAAGCAGAAACTGATGGAGACCTATGGTCCCTCCACTACACCAG CCTCTACAGTGAAGGGCTATCCATGCACTGTGTGCAATATTGAGCTCAATTCTGTGGAACAGTACCAAGCCCATATCAGCGGCTCCAAACACAAAAACCA GCTTAAAAAAGGAAGCAACTCATTTGTTAGCCCTTCAGAGACCCACCAGCCAGCATACCAGTATGGCTCTAACCAGGAAGAGCCAGCCCAGGAGGACTGGGGCAGCTTCAACCAGGACTATGAATGA
- the znf346 gene encoding zinc finger protein 346 isoform X1: MANEGANGDLPFLPSGAAEVNRMIQENSDLFSDSQCKVCSAVLISESQKLAHYQSKKHASKVRRYMTIHKDDEPFAKRFKSSTYETHLYSLKQTEDVTQGDKFKACHVCNMTFSSAVVAESHYQGKVHAKNLRLKTFGPQTPAVPQPKAKVNKGDVQTTGEHGPGGDDPNRFCSICQASFNNPLMAQQHYAGKKHKKQLTKQKLMETYGPSTTPASTVKGYPCTVCNIELNSVEQYQAHISGSKHKNQLKKGSNSFVSPSETHQPAYQYGSNQEEPAQEDWGSFNQDYE, translated from the exons ATGGCGAACGAAGGAGCGAATGGAGATCTCCCGTTTTTACCTTCAGGAGCTGCGGAAG TGAACCGCATGATTCAAGAAAACAGTGACTTGTTTTCTGACTCGCAGTGTAAAGTGTGCAGTGCTGTCCTTATTTCTGAATCTCAAAAACTTGCTCATTACCAG AGCAAGAAGCATGCAAGTAAAGTGCGGCGGTACATGACCATTCACAAAGATGATGAGCCCTTTGCCAAAAGGTTTAAGTCTTCAACATATGAAACA CATTTGTATTCTTTAAAGCAGACTGAGGATGTTACTCAAGGGGACAAATTCAAAGCTTGCCATGTCTGCAACATGACCTTTTCCTCTGCAGTGGTGGCAGAATCTCACTATCAAGGCAAGGTGCACGCCAAAAATCTTAGGTTAAAAACCTTTGGTCCACAGACTCCAG CCGTACCTCAGCCTAAGGCTAAGGTGAACAAGGGAGATGTGCAGACTACAGGGGAACATGGCCCTGGTGGGGATGACCCCAACCGTTTCTGCTCCATCTGCCAGGCTTCTTTCAACAACCCGCTCATGGCTCAACAACACTACGCTGGCAAAAAGCATAAAAAACAGCTGACAAAGCAGAAACTGATGGAGACCTATGGTCCCTCCACTACACCAG CCTCTACAGTGAAGGGCTATCCATGCACTGTGTGCAATATTGAGCTCAATTCTGTGGAACAGTACCAAGCCCATATCAGCGGCTCCAAACACAAAAACCA GCTTAAAAAAGGAAGCAACTCATTTGTTAGCCCTTCAGAGACCCACCAGCCAGCATACCAGTATGGCTCTAACCAGGAAGAGCCAGCCCAGGAGGACTGGGGCAGCTTCAACCAGGACTATGAATGA